In bacterium, one DNA window encodes the following:
- a CDS encoding Ig-like domain-containing protein has protein sequence MIRARYLVLALGLAMLLPAACWLAQKVDMHFVTPVDGQKVTPGVIPIKVHATSDGKILSVTFEVDNVVTAYDTVGANDTWRFSWDASHVSPGTAHELSVFADVAHPNGVTGDVARIHVKVDTGGPWVKMLSPQDGDSVSRGLVPVAVRARDSVGVGMDKVEFYIDDVLGGTVTASAGDTYRWTWNDSQATAGGHSLKAKAYNQHGDKAVAGVTVYVKAGAHGAPKHHYGTISADETWSPDNNPHFIDGDVFITNNALVTIMPGCTVKFTGQYGIRAGTYPPLQGGINAVGLQNSPILFTSAGSSPQPGDWTAIYLDAGTSSNTHFSYCTFEYGGYYSGEGDIIVTGNQAASFDNCTIRHSRYVGIYCSSAAFSSFSNNTITANGSYPIAVSPDVVPTISPDNDLSGNGASGIELLPGSVKTNVTWPAPSVPYVISSAISVNDSTHHPVLTIAPGCSLKFSGGSLSAYKGDIVADGTAGQIVFTTNGSPPAWGKFYGITVGTGLPGDTLSGTRLVKCLVSYGGDSTSGLSGNIKVMSTRPTISNCEIDHGCRCGIVLFGNQVPDTAALRTNNSFANNDSGNVRWSGHK, from the coding sequence ATGATTCGTGCACGGTACTTAGTATTGGCACTAGGGTTGGCGATGCTGCTGCCGGCGGCGTGCTGGCTCGCGCAGAAGGTCGACATGCACTTTGTGACGCCCGTTGACGGCCAGAAAGTGACGCCCGGCGTCATCCCAATCAAGGTCCATGCCACCAGCGATGGGAAAATCCTCAGCGTCACGTTTGAGGTCGATAACGTCGTCACGGCTTACGACACGGTGGGCGCAAACGACACCTGGCGTTTCTCCTGGGACGCGTCGCACGTTAGCCCGGGCACCGCCCACGAGCTCAGTGTGTTTGCGGACGTGGCGCATCCGAACGGCGTCACCGGGGACGTTGCAAGGATCCACGTGAAGGTCGATACCGGCGGGCCCTGGGTCAAGATGCTGTCGCCGCAGGACGGCGACTCGGTTTCGCGCGGCCTTGTCCCGGTCGCGGTCCGGGCCCGGGACTCGGTCGGCGTCGGGATGGACAAGGTTGAGTTCTACATTGACGACGTACTGGGCGGCACGGTCACCGCGAGCGCGGGCGACACGTACCGCTGGACGTGGAATGACTCGCAGGCGACGGCCGGGGGACATTCGCTGAAGGCCAAGGCGTACAACCAGCACGGCGACAAGGCGGTCGCTGGTGTCACGGTATACGTCAAGGCCGGCGCACACGGTGCCCCGAAGCATCACTACGGAACGATATCCGCCGACGAAACCTGGTCGCCGGACAACAACCCGCACTTCATCGACGGCGACGTCTTCATCACCAACAACGCCCTAGTGACCATCATGCCGGGCTGCACGGTCAAGTTTACGGGCCAGTACGGCATCCGGGCCGGCACGTACCCTCCTTTGCAGGGCGGGATCAACGCCGTGGGCCTCCAGAATTCGCCTATCCTGTTCACGTCAGCCGGCTCGTCGCCGCAACCGGGCGATTGGACGGCTATCTACCTTGATGCCGGGACGTCCTCGAACACGCACTTCAGCTACTGCACCTTCGAGTACGGCGGCTACTACTCGGGCGAGGGTGATATCATCGTGACCGGTAACCAGGCCGCTTCGTTTGATAACTGCACCATCCGGCATTCTCGATACGTAGGCATATATTGCTCAAGCGCGGCGTTCAGCTCTTTCAGCAACAATACGATTACGGCCAACGGCTCATACCCCATCGCGGTTTCACCCGATGTGGTCCCAACGATTAGCCCGGATAACGACCTGTCGGGCAATGGGGCCAGCGGAATTGAGTTGTTGCCCGGGAGCGTGAAGACAAACGTAACCTGGCCGGCGCCCAGCGTGCCCTACGTCATCTCCAGCGCGATTAGCGTTAACGATTCGACCCATCACCCCGTGCTCACGATTGCGCCCGGATGCTCGCTGAAGTTCAGTGGCGGCAGCCTCAGCGCCTACAAAGGTGATATCGTTGCCGACGGAACCGCGGGCCAGATCGTTTTCACCACGAACGGTTCCCCGCCGGCCTGGGGCAAGTTCTACGGGATAACGGTCGGCACCGGACTGCCGGGCGACACGCTGTCCGGCACGCGGCTCGTCAAATGTCTGGTGTCCTACGGTGGCGATTCCACCTCCGGGCTTTCCGGTAATATCAAGGTCATGTCGACCCGGCCGACAATCAGTAACTGCGAAATCGACCACGGGTGCCGTTGCGGCATCGTGCTCTTCGGAAACCAGGTTCCGGACACGGCAGCGTTGCGCACGAATAACAGCTTCGCGAACAACGACAGCGGCAACGTCCGCTGGTCCGGCCACAAGTAG
- a CDS encoding class I SAM-dependent methyltransferase, which produces MLVRALPRLYDDLAAWWPLLSNPDDYAAEAEFCWRCITEASRIPVRTVLELGSGGGNNASHLKARCELTLVDLSPAMLRVSRSLNPECEHVHGDMREVRLGRRFDAVFVHSAVAYMLSETDLTRAMETAWIHLQPGGAALFCPNDVAETFKAGTYHGGHDRMLRSLRYLEWVHEPAPGDTLVTTDFAYILQDKDGIRMEYDRHVTGLFPRAKWLGLLQAQGFTATTRERAEPATSGPMHEVFVATRPE; this is translated from the coding sequence ATGCTCGTGCGTGCTCTGCCCCGGCTCTACGACGACCTTGCCGCATGGTGGCCGCTGCTCTCCAATCCTGACGACTATGCGGCTGAGGCGGAGTTCTGTTGGCGCTGCATCACCGAGGCAAGCCGGATTCCGGTACGGACCGTGCTGGAACTCGGCTCGGGCGGCGGCAACAACGCGTCCCACCTCAAGGCACGCTGCGAACTGACGCTGGTGGACCTGTCGCCGGCAATGCTCCGAGTAAGCCGGTCGCTCAATCCCGAGTGCGAACACGTCCATGGTGACATGCGCGAAGTCAGGCTGGGCCGCCGGTTCGACGCCGTGTTTGTCCATAGTGCCGTAGCCTACATGCTGTCCGAAACAGACCTGACCCGGGCGATGGAAACGGCCTGGATTCACCTGCAGCCGGGCGGCGCGGCGCTGTTCTGTCCCAACGACGTGGCGGAGACGTTCAAGGCAGGCACGTATCACGGCGGGCACGACCGCATGCTGCGCAGCCTGCGCTACCTTGAGTGGGTCCATGAACCTGCCCCGGGTGACACGCTGGTGACAACAGACTTCGCCTACATCCTGCAAGACAAGGATGGGATCAGGATGGAGTACGACCGGCACGTGACCGGGCTCTTCCCGCGCGCCAAGTGGCTGGGGCTGCTCCAGGCGCAGGGCTTCACGGCGACGACTCGCGAACGCGCCGAGCCGGCGACATCCGGCCCGATGCACGAAGTGTTCGTTGCGACGCGGCCCGAATGA
- a CDS encoding Fur family transcriptional regulator, with the protein MRLSDPTIIGLLRSRGLRPTRASRLILARLRHSNDHLSAEELRGALRRRGHVVSIATLYQNLARLSEAGLLASFADSEGLVRYDANTAPHAHLVCSRCGRILDLPMTNPLVNRLNISSGRRTRQYRGWAVQNARLELCGLCPKCRR; encoded by the coding sequence ATGAGACTATCCGACCCAACCATCATCGGTCTCCTGCGCAGCCGCGGCCTGCGACCGACGCGAGCCAGCCGGCTCATCCTGGCTCGGTTGCGGCACAGCAACGATCACTTGAGCGCTGAGGAGTTACGGGGCGCCCTGCGTCGCCGTGGCCACGTCGTCAGCATCGCCACGCTCTACCAGAACCTCGCGCGTCTGTCCGAAGCCGGGCTGCTTGCTAGCTTCGCCGACTCCGAGGGGCTGGTACGGTACGACGCCAACACGGCGCCCCACGCTCACTTGGTCTGTTCCCGGTGCGGTCGGATACTCGACCTGCCGATGACCAACCCGCTTGTGAACCGGCTGAATATCTCCAGCGGGAGGCGGACACGGCAGTACCGCGGCTGGGCCGTCCAGAACGCCCGGCTCGAACTGTGCGGGCTTTGTCCGAAGTGCCGGCGCTGA
- a CDS encoding catalase: MSDAKRLTSNFGKPAGDDQNGLTVGSPGHTLLSDVYMVEKLAHFNRERIPERVVHAKGAGAHGYFEVTHDVTKYTCAKFLSKVGKRTDVFARFSTVGGEKGSADAERDPRGFAVKFYTEEGNFDMTGNNTPVFFIRDPIKFPDFIHTQKRNPATNAKDPDAFWDFLSLTPESVHQVTILFSDRGTPKTYRHMNGYGGHAFKWYTEKGDYWWVKLHFKTEQGIQNFSREEAGAMVARDPDHATRDLFESIKRGEFPAWTVQIQVMPPKDAASYRFDPFDVTKVLPHGDYPVIPIGRMVLNRNPENYFAEVEQSAFCPGNLVPGFALAPDKMLQARAVFYHDAHRYRLGPNYHLLPINAAKAGATDNYQRDGAMRTDANGGGGPNYYPNTFGGPAPDPKAAEPEFDFAGTIGRRPYPKTEDDSVQAGDLYRKAMDDTAREHLIGNIVAHLGNAQKRLQLRQTALFYKADKEYGTRVAGGLKLDTAEVERLAGMTQEQRVRATS; the protein is encoded by the coding sequence GTGTCTGATGCGAAGCGTCTGACTTCGAACTTCGGCAAGCCGGCGGGCGACGACCAGAACGGCCTGACCGTCGGGAGCCCCGGCCACACCCTCTTATCCGATGTCTACATGGTCGAGAAACTGGCCCATTTCAATCGCGAGCGGATACCGGAACGCGTCGTCCACGCCAAGGGCGCGGGCGCCCACGGTTACTTCGAGGTGACGCACGACGTAACGAAGTACACCTGCGCGAAGTTCCTGTCCAAGGTCGGGAAGCGGACCGACGTCTTCGCACGATTCTCGACCGTGGGCGGGGAAAAGGGCTCGGCCGACGCCGAACGCGACCCGCGCGGATTCGCGGTGAAGTTCTACACCGAAGAAGGTAACTTCGACATGACCGGTAACAATACGCCGGTCTTCTTCATCCGCGACCCGATCAAGTTCCCGGACTTCATCCACACCCAGAAGCGTAACCCGGCCACGAATGCCAAGGACCCGGACGCGTTCTGGGATTTCCTGTCGCTCACGCCCGAGTCGGTGCACCAGGTGACGATTCTCTTCTCGGACCGGGGTACGCCCAAGACGTACCGCCACATGAACGGGTACGGCGGGCACGCATTTAAGTGGTACACCGAGAAGGGCGACTACTGGTGGGTGAAGCTGCACTTCAAGACCGAGCAGGGAATCCAGAATTTCTCCCGCGAGGAGGCCGGGGCGATGGTTGCCAGAGACCCGGACCACGCCACCCGCGATCTGTTCGAGTCAATCAAGCGCGGGGAGTTCCCGGCATGGACGGTGCAGATTCAGGTTATGCCACCGAAGGACGCGGCAAGCTATCGGTTCGACCCGTTCGATGTCACCAAAGTGCTGCCACACGGCGACTACCCGGTCATTCCCATCGGACGGATGGTACTCAATCGCAACCCGGAGAACTACTTCGCCGAGGTCGAGCAGTCCGCGTTCTGCCCGGGCAACCTCGTACCCGGTTTCGCGCTCGCTCCCGACAAGATGTTGCAGGCGAGAGCGGTCTTCTACCACGACGCCCACCGTTATCGTCTCGGGCCGAACTACCACCTGCTGCCCATAAACGCCGCCAAGGCAGGAGCGACGGACAACTACCAGCGCGACGGGGCGATGCGCACCGACGCCAATGGCGGCGGCGGTCCGAACTACTACCCGAACACTTTCGGCGGGCCGGCGCCTGACCCGAAAGCGGCGGAGCCGGAGTTTGACTTCGCCGGCACAATCGGCCGCAGGCCGTACCCCAAGACCGAGGACGACTCTGTCCAGGCCGGCGACCTCTATCGCAAGGCAATGGACGACACGGCGCGCGAGCACCTTATCGGCAACATCGTGGCCCATCTCGGCAACGCGCAGAAGCGACTTCAGTTGCGCCAGACCGCCCTGTTCTACAAGGCGGACAAAGAGTACGGGACGCGGGTCGCGGGCGGGCTCAAACTCGACACGGCAGAGGTAGAACGGCTGGCCGGGATGACGCAGGAGCAGCGCGTCCGCGCCACCTCCTGA